The Streptomyces laurentii genome contains a region encoding:
- a CDS encoding exoenzymes regulatory protein aepA precursor (Exoenzymes regulatory protein aepA precursor [Streptomyces venezuelae ATCC10712];~Predicted metal-dependent hydrolase with the TIM-barrel fold [General function prediction only];~Superfamily of metallo-dependent hydrolases (also called amidohydrolase superfamily) isa large group of proteins that show conservation in their 3-dimensional fold (TIM barrel) and in details of their active site. The vast majority of the members have a...; cl00281;~identified by MetaGeneAnnotator; putative) — MLLRGGEVHSPADPFATAMVVERGHVAWVGSEGAADAFASGVDEVVDLDGALVTPAFVDAHVHTTATGLALTGLDLSSAASLADAAERIRAYAEARPEDRILIGHGWDAARWPERRPLTRAELDALTGGRPLYLTRIDVHSAVVTTALLDLVPSVRALDGFHDGQQPLTGAAHHAVRAASYAALSPRQRTEAQRAARHHAASLGIGTLHECGGPEISSEDDFTGLLDLARSEPGPRIVGYWADLDIDRARALGALGAAGDLFADGSLGSHTACLHEPYADHSSAGVAHLDAAAVTAHVVACTESGLQAGFHAIGDAAVDAVVEGVRAASEKLGLARIRAARHRVEHAEMLTPESVAAFAELGLTASVQPAFDAYWGGEDGMYADRLGAERARALNPYAALLRAGVPLAFGSDSPVTPLDPWGTVRAAAFHRTPEHRVSVRAAFTAHTRGGWRAVGRDDAGTLVPGAPADYAIWRAGELVVQAPDDRVARWSTDPRSGTPGLPDLTPGSALPVCLRTVVSGQTVFVRPNE; from the coding sequence GTGCTGCTGCGCGGTGGAGAAGTCCACAGCCCCGCCGACCCCTTCGCCACCGCCATGGTGGTGGAGCGCGGGCACGTCGCCTGGGTGGGCTCGGAGGGCGCCGCCGACGCCTTCGCCTCCGGCGTGGACGAGGTGGTCGACCTCGACGGCGCGCTCGTCACCCCCGCGTTCGTCGACGCCCATGTGCACACCACCGCGACCGGTCTGGCCCTCACCGGCCTCGACCTGTCGTCCGCCGCCTCGCTCGCCGACGCCGCGGAGCGGATCCGGGCCTACGCCGAGGCGCGCCCCGAGGACCGCATCCTCATCGGGCACGGCTGGGACGCCGCCCGCTGGCCCGAGCGCCGCCCGCTCACCCGCGCCGAGCTGGACGCGCTCACCGGCGGCCGTCCGCTCTACCTCACCCGTATCGACGTCCACTCGGCCGTCGTCACCACCGCCCTGCTCGACCTGGTGCCCAGCGTCCGCGCGCTCGACGGCTTCCACGACGGGCAGCAGCCGCTGACCGGCGCCGCCCACCACGCCGTCCGGGCCGCCTCCTACGCCGCGCTCTCCCCGCGTCAGCGCACCGAGGCGCAGCGCGCCGCCCGGCACCACGCCGCCTCGCTCGGCATCGGCACCCTGCACGAGTGCGGCGGCCCGGAGATCTCCTCCGAGGACGACTTCACCGGCCTGCTCGACCTGGCCCGCAGCGAGCCCGGCCCCCGGATCGTCGGCTACTGGGCCGACCTCGACATCGACCGGGCCCGTGCCCTCGGCGCCCTCGGCGCGGCCGGCGACCTGTTCGCCGACGGCTCGCTCGGCTCGCACACCGCCTGCCTGCACGAGCCGTACGCCGACCACTCCAGCGCGGGCGTCGCCCACCTCGACGCGGCGGCCGTCACCGCCCATGTCGTCGCGTGCACCGAGTCCGGGCTCCAGGCGGGCTTCCACGCCATCGGCGACGCCGCCGTCGACGCCGTCGTCGAGGGCGTCCGGGCCGCCTCCGAGAAGCTGGGCCTGGCCCGGATCCGCGCCGCCCGGCACCGCGTCGAGCACGCCGAGATGCTCACCCCCGAGTCGGTCGCCGCCTTCGCCGAGCTGGGCCTGACCGCCTCCGTGCAGCCGGCCTTCGACGCGTACTGGGGCGGCGAGGACGGCATGTACGCCGACCGCCTCGGCGCCGAGCGGGCCCGCGCCCTCAACCCGTACGCCGCCCTGCTGCGCGCCGGCGTGCCGCTGGCCTTCGGCTCGGACAGCCCGGTCACCCCGCTCGACCCGTGGGGGACCGTGCGCGCCGCCGCCTTCCACCGCACGCCCGAGCACAGGGTCTCGGTACGGGCCGCGTTCACCGCGCACACCCGCGGCGGCTGGCGCGCGGTCGGCCGCGACGACGCCGGCACCCTGGTGCCCGGCGCCCCCGCCGACTACGCGATCTGGCGGGCGGGCGAGCTGGTCGTCCAGGCGCCGGACGACCGGGTGGCCCGCTGGTCCACCGACCCCCGCTCCGGGACGCCCGGCCTGCCGGACCTGACCCCCGGGAGCGCGCTTCCGGTCTGCCTGCGGACCGTCGTCTCCGGCCAGACGGTCTTCGTACGGCCGAACGAGTGA
- a CDS encoding asnC-family transcriptional regulator (AsnC family; pfam01037;~AsnC-family transcriptional regulator [Streptomyces albus J1074];~Helix-turn-helix domains; cl00088;~helix_turn_helix ASNC type; smart00344;~identified by MetaGeneAnnotator; putative), producing MEELDRQIVELLVKDGRMSYTDLGKATGLSTSAVHQRVRRLEQRGVIRGYAAVVDPEAVGLPLTAFISVKPFDPSAPDDTPDRLADIAEIEACHSVAGEENYILKVRVATPLELEHLLGRIRSQAHVSSRTTVVLSTPYEARPPRI from the coding sequence ATGGAGGAGCTGGATCGTCAGATCGTCGAGTTGCTCGTCAAGGACGGGCGCATGAGCTACACCGACCTGGGCAAGGCCACCGGCCTGTCCACCTCGGCCGTACATCAGCGCGTCCGCCGTCTGGAGCAGCGCGGAGTCATCCGCGGTTACGCCGCCGTCGTCGACCCGGAGGCCGTCGGCCTGCCGCTCACCGCCTTCATCTCGGTGAAACCCTTCGACCCCAGCGCCCCCGACGACACCCCCGACCGGCTCGCCGACATCGCCGAGATCGAGGCGTGCCACAGCGTCGCGGGGGAGGAGAACTACATCCTCAAGGTGCGCGTCGCCACCCCGCTGGAGCTGGAGCACCTGCTCGGCCGCATCCGCTCGCAGGCCCATGTCTCCAGCCGGACCACCGTCGTCCTGTCCACCCCGTACGAGGCCCGGCCACCCCGGATCTAG
- a CDS encoding hypothetical protein (Hypothetical protein XNR_5418 [Streptomyces albus J1074];~identified by MetaGeneAnnotator; putative) gives MQEPVESVDAPEEQDAYDTFEMYRVICPDCVQPIALLADEDVLPEHALCPSPWNPFVLTVCSGTGRPAADARPADETLEVQEQDTALLLTLPQGLDWRMQPFSHVGGPGSRPIKPAQLRRAA, from the coding sequence ATGCAGGAGCCCGTTGAATCCGTCGACGCGCCCGAAGAGCAGGACGCGTACGACACATTCGAGATGTACCGGGTGATCTGCCCGGATTGCGTGCAGCCGATCGCGCTGCTCGCGGACGAGGACGTCCTGCCGGAGCACGCGCTCTGCCCGTCCCCGTGGAACCCCTTCGTCCTCACCGTCTGCTCCGGGACGGGGCGGCCCGCCGCCGACGCCCGGCCGGCGGACGAGACGCTGGAGGTCCAGGAGCAGGACACCGCCCTGCTGCTGACGCTGCCGCAGGGGCTGGACTGGCGGATGCAGCCGTTCTCGCACGTGGGCGGGCCGGGCTCGCGCCCGATCAAGCCGGCCCAACTGCGCCGCGCGGCCTGA
- a CDS encoding hypothetical protein (identified by MetaGeneAnnotator; putative;~predicted protein [Streptomyces albus J1074]): MAPAAVQPPAALAQPADPPIYAALLQLWAGHGRTLPGRRDQEWSRLAAGPVWADRTVRVNGTLVRRGDER, encoded by the coding sequence GTGGCCCCGGCCGCCGTTCAGCCTCCGGCAGCCCTCGCGCAGCCCGCCGATCCGCCGATCTACGCGGCGCTGCTCCAGCTGTGGGCCGGCCACGGCAGGACCCTGCCGGGCCGGCGCGACCAGGAATGGAGCCGGCTGGCGGCCGGGCCGGTGTGGGCCGACCGCACCGTCCGTGTCAACGGGACTCTGGTCCGGCGAGGTGACGAGCGATGA
- a CDS encoding acyl-CoA dehydrogenase (Acyl-CoA dehydrogenase; cl09933;~Acyl-CoA dehydrogenases [Lipid metabolism]; COG1960;~acyl-CoA dehydrogenase [Streptomyces cattleya NRRL 8057 = DSM46488];~identified by MetaGeneAnnotator; putative): MPDHAPQPVERRLPTEEARELLAVVREIAAREIAPRAAEDEAAGRFPRELFTLLSASGLLGLPYDSAYGGGDQPYAVYLQVLEELAAARLTVALGVSVHTLSCHALAAYGGQEQRAARLPAMLGGGLLGAYCLSEPASGSDAAALRTRAVRDGDTWVLDGTKAWITHGGIADFYTVMARTGEPGPKGITAFLVPGDAAGLSAAAPERKMGMKGSPTAQVRLDGVRIPDERRIGAEGQGFTIALAALDSGRLGIAACSVGLAQAALDAAVPYARERRQFGRPIADFQGLRFLLADMATRIEAGRALYLEAARLRDEGRPFGKQAAMAKLFCSDAAMRVTTDAVQVLGGYGYTADFPVERFLREAKMLQIVEGTNQIQRVVIARHLAGPESR, from the coding sequence ATGCCCGACCACGCCCCGCAGCCCGTGGAACGCCGGCTGCCCACCGAAGAGGCCCGCGAACTGCTCGCGGTGGTACGCGAGATCGCAGCGCGCGAGATCGCGCCCCGCGCCGCCGAGGACGAGGCCGCGGGGCGGTTCCCCCGCGAGCTGTTCACCCTGCTGTCCGCCTCCGGCCTGCTCGGCCTTCCGTACGACTCCGCGTACGGCGGCGGCGACCAGCCGTACGCCGTCTACCTCCAGGTCCTGGAGGAGCTGGCCGCCGCCCGGCTCACCGTCGCCCTCGGTGTGAGCGTGCACACCCTGTCCTGCCACGCCCTCGCCGCCTACGGCGGCCAGGAACAGCGCGCCGCGCGTCTTCCGGCCATGCTGGGCGGCGGGCTGCTCGGCGCGTACTGCCTGTCCGAACCCGCCTCCGGCTCCGACGCCGCCGCCCTGCGCACCCGGGCCGTCCGGGACGGCGACACCTGGGTCCTGGACGGCACCAAGGCATGGATCACCCACGGCGGGATCGCCGACTTCTACACGGTGATGGCCCGCACCGGCGAACCGGGCCCGAAGGGGATCACCGCGTTCCTGGTGCCGGGCGACGCGGCGGGACTGAGCGCCGCCGCGCCCGAACGCAAGATGGGCATGAAGGGCTCGCCCACCGCCCAGGTGCGTCTGGACGGCGTCCGGATCCCCGACGAGCGGCGGATCGGCGCGGAGGGCCAGGGCTTCACCATCGCGCTCGCCGCCCTCGACTCGGGCCGGCTCGGCATCGCGGCCTGCTCCGTGGGCCTCGCGCAGGCCGCGCTGGACGCGGCCGTGCCGTACGCGCGCGAGAGGCGCCAGTTCGGCCGCCCGATCGCCGACTTCCAGGGTCTGCGCTTCCTGCTCGCCGACATGGCCACCCGGATCGAGGCGGGGCGGGCCCTGTACCTGGAGGCGGCGCGGCTGCGGGACGAGGGACGGCCGTTCGGGAAGCAGGCGGCCATGGCGAAACTCTTCTGCTCGGACGCGGCGATGCGCGTCACGACGGACGCGGTGCAGGTGCTCGGCGGCTACGGCTACACCGCGGACTTCCCCGTCGAACGCTTCCTGCGCGAGGCGAAGATGCTCCAGATCGTCGAGGGCACCAACCAGATTCAGCGCGTGGTCATCGCTCGTCACCTCGCCGGACCAGAGTCCCGTTGA
- a CDS encoding NADH:flavin oxidoreductase (NADH:flavin oxidoreductase [Streptomyces violaceusniger Tu4113];~NADH:flavin oxidoreductases, Old Yellow Enzyme family [Energyproduction and conversion]; COG1902;~Old yellow enzyme (OYE)-related FMN binding domain, group 5. Each monomer of OYE contains FMN as a non-covalently bound cofactor, uses NADPH as a reducing agent with oxygens, quinones, and alpha,beta-unsaturated aldehydes and ketones, and can act as...; cd04747;~PFAM: NADH:flavin oxidoreductase/NADH oxidase, N-terminal; KEGG: sco:SCO4297 oxidoreduxtase;~identified by MetaGeneAnnotator; putative;~putative FMN binding site [chemical binding];~putative active site [active];~putative catalytic residue [active];~putative substrate binding site [chemical binding]), with product MTVTASPASRAAEILSRPVTLNGLTVPNRIAMAPMTRMFSPGGVPGDDVLSYYARRAAAGVGLIVTEGTYVGHDSAGQSDRVPRFHGEEQLAGWAKVAEAVHAAGGTIVPQLWHIGMVREQGQAPYADAPAMGPSGIRLDGTEGTGKAMTQGDLDDVIGAFAEAAAAAERIGFDGVELHGAHGYLVDQFLWERTNRRADAYGGDAVARTKFAAEIVAAVRAAVSPAFPVIFRFSQWKSEAYDARLAGTPQELEAILAPLAAAGADAFHASTRRYWLPEFEGSDLNLAGWARKLTGRPAITVGSVGLDGDFIHAFAGKGAELGSLDNLLDRMERDEFDMVAVGRALLQDPEWAAKVLAGRTDELKAYDAAALKSLS from the coding sequence GTGACCGTCACCGCGTCCCCCGCCTCCCGCGCGGCCGAGATCCTGTCCCGGCCCGTCACCCTGAACGGCCTGACCGTTCCGAACCGCATCGCGATGGCGCCGATGACGCGCATGTTCTCTCCCGGCGGCGTTCCCGGCGACGACGTGCTGTCGTACTACGCCCGCCGCGCCGCCGCGGGCGTGGGCCTGATCGTCACCGAGGGCACCTACGTCGGCCACGACTCGGCCGGGCAGAGCGACCGCGTGCCGCGGTTCCACGGCGAGGAGCAGCTCGCCGGATGGGCGAAGGTCGCCGAGGCCGTGCACGCGGCGGGCGGCACGATCGTGCCGCAGCTGTGGCACATCGGCATGGTGCGCGAGCAGGGCCAGGCCCCCTACGCCGACGCTCCCGCCATGGGTCCCTCCGGCATCCGCCTCGACGGCACCGAGGGCACCGGCAAGGCGATGACCCAGGGCGACCTGGACGACGTCATCGGCGCCTTCGCCGAGGCCGCCGCGGCCGCCGAGCGGATCGGTTTCGACGGCGTCGAGCTGCACGGCGCCCACGGCTACCTCGTCGACCAGTTCCTGTGGGAGCGGACGAACCGCCGTGCCGACGCCTACGGCGGCGACGCCGTGGCCCGTACGAAGTTCGCGGCCGAGATCGTGGCCGCGGTCCGGGCGGCCGTCTCGCCCGCCTTCCCGGTGATCTTCCGCTTCTCGCAGTGGAAGTCGGAGGCGTACGACGCCCGGCTCGCCGGGACCCCGCAGGAGCTGGAGGCGATCCTGGCCCCGCTCGCCGCGGCCGGCGCCGACGCCTTCCACGCCTCCACCCGCCGCTACTGGCTGCCGGAGTTCGAGGGCTCGGACCTGAACCTGGCCGGCTGGGCCCGGAAGCTCACCGGCCGGCCCGCGATCACGGTCGGTTCGGTCGGCCTCGACGGCGACTTCATCCACGCCTTCGCGGGCAAGGGCGCCGAGCTCGGCAGCCTCGACAACCTCCTCGACCGCATGGAGCGCGACGAGTTCGACATGGTCGCCGTCGGCCGCGCCCTGCTCCAGGACCCGGAGTGGGCGGCCAAGGTCCTCGCGGGCCGGACCGACGAGCTGAAGGCGTACGACGCGGCCGCGCTGAAGTCCCTCAGCTGA
- a CDS encoding transcriptional regulator, marR family (MarR family; pfam01047;~Transcriptional regulator, MarR family [Streptomyces venezuelae ATCC10712];~helix_turn_helix multiple antibiotic resistance protein; smart00347;~identified by MetaGeneAnnotator; putative), whose translation MTEAPRTDTARLMELLSVSLGVYYGDFTIAAASENLTASQGKALTVLRRGPAAMRALAETMTCDASNMTGIIDRLEKRGLVRREASPSDRRVKNVILTAEGERVTDAIRAKMHTTRDGLDRLSDEERDRLYVLLERAFVTRPACS comes from the coding sequence ATGACAGAAGCTCCCCGCACCGACACGGCCCGGCTCATGGAGCTGCTCTCGGTGTCGCTCGGCGTCTACTACGGCGACTTCACCATCGCGGCGGCGAGTGAGAACCTCACGGCGAGCCAGGGCAAGGCCCTCACCGTGCTGCGCCGGGGACCCGCCGCGATGCGCGCCCTGGCCGAGACCATGACCTGCGACGCCTCCAACATGACCGGGATCATCGACCGGCTGGAGAAGCGCGGCCTGGTGCGCCGCGAGGCCAGCCCCTCCGACCGGCGCGTCAAGAACGTCATCCTCACCGCCGAGGGCGAGCGGGTCACCGACGCGATCCGCGCGAAGATGCACACCACACGGGACGGCCTCGACCGGCTGAGCGACGAGGAGCGGGACCGCCTGTACGTGCTCCTGGAACGCGCCTTCGTCACCCGGCCCGCCTGCTCCTGA
- a CDS encoding hypothetical protein (identified by MetaGeneAnnotator; putative;~sequence version:1), with protein sequence MPRARRVRLTTLATALFAIPAAVYAAPASAVTGPVTADAGYAFTARLDLGDGQRACSAALVAPQWLATSASCFSDNGTAQVAAGKPKSKTTATIGRTDLTTTTGQVREVVELVPREDRDLVLARLASPTTGITPVAFARTAPATGDALTVAGFGRTKDEWSPLKLHTAAFTVDSVSGGTLAMHGTSAADAICAGDAGGPIVRQKDGKTELVAVSSQSWQGGCFGADPAETRNSAVSTRLDDVASGNTLPAGGVLKPGDSLTAGINRVTMQTDGNLVVARAGTTVWSTKTGGHPGATARLDAQGNLAVLEADGTTVLWETKTSAPGGKAVLQERGNFVVHNAKNESQWAAGTTVRHDYNGDGRSDMADWYDYADGSDKIHAFPAKADGGFDAPVHGWEAPAGNYYAENMKRVTGDFNGDGIGDVASLYGYSTGEVALLTWLGKGDGSFAAPLHSWKVASGWTFSRMTPVAGDVNGDGRDDVAVWYDYADGSDKIHTFLSKTDGGFNSPFVAWETPAGNYYRENMRFVSGDYNGDGRDDLGVLYGYSTGEVKLITWTAKPDGGFNTPVGGWSSATGWEFKRATPYSGDFDGDGRDNVAVWYDYADGSDTVIGFTPSGTDGKFGGRTDLWTTPAGNYYRENMQVVTGDYNGDGRDDLATFYGFSDGSVKTITWTAKAGGTLNGPLHSWQAATGNWSFGRVHMIERYNNPS encoded by the coding sequence ATGCCACGCGCCAGACGCGTACGTCTCACCACACTCGCCACCGCGCTCTTCGCGATCCCGGCCGCCGTGTACGCCGCGCCGGCTTCCGCCGTCACGGGCCCGGTCACCGCGGACGCCGGTTACGCCTTCACCGCCCGCCTGGATCTGGGCGACGGCCAGCGCGCCTGCTCGGCGGCGCTGGTGGCCCCGCAGTGGCTGGCCACCTCCGCCAGCTGCTTCTCCGACAACGGCACCGCGCAAGTCGCCGCGGGCAAGCCCAAGTCGAAGACGACGGCCACGATCGGCCGCACCGATCTGACCACCACGACCGGGCAGGTCCGTGAGGTCGTCGAGCTCGTGCCCCGTGAGGACCGGGACCTGGTCCTGGCACGTCTCGCCTCCCCGACCACCGGGATCACGCCCGTGGCGTTCGCCAGGACCGCGCCCGCCACAGGAGACGCCCTGACGGTGGCCGGTTTCGGCCGGACCAAGGACGAGTGGTCGCCGCTCAAGCTGCACACCGCCGCCTTCACCGTCGACTCCGTGTCCGGCGGCACGCTGGCCATGCACGGCACCTCCGCGGCGGACGCCATCTGCGCCGGCGACGCGGGCGGTCCGATCGTCCGGCAGAAGGACGGCAAGACCGAGCTGGTCGCCGTCAGCAGCCAGTCCTGGCAGGGCGGTTGCTTCGGCGCGGACCCGGCCGAGACCCGTAACAGCGCCGTCTCGACCCGGCTGGACGACGTGGCCTCCGGCAACACGCTCCCGGCCGGCGGGGTGCTCAAGCCCGGGGACTCCCTGACGGCCGGCATCAACCGCGTGACGATGCAGACCGACGGCAATCTGGTCGTCGCCCGCGCGGGCACCACCGTCTGGTCCACCAAGACCGGCGGCCACCCGGGCGCGACCGCCCGTCTCGACGCGCAGGGCAACCTCGCCGTCCTCGAAGCGGACGGCACCACCGTCCTGTGGGAGACCAAGACCAGCGCGCCCGGCGGCAAGGCCGTCCTGCAGGAGCGCGGCAACTTCGTCGTCCACAACGCCAAGAACGAGTCGCAGTGGGCCGCCGGCACCACGGTCCGTCACGACTACAACGGCGACGGCCGCAGCGACATGGCCGACTGGTACGACTACGCCGACGGCAGCGACAAGATCCACGCCTTCCCGGCCAAGGCCGACGGCGGCTTCGACGCGCCCGTCCACGGCTGGGAGGCGCCCGCCGGCAACTACTACGCCGAGAACATGAAGCGCGTCACGGGCGACTTCAACGGCGACGGCATCGGCGACGTGGCCAGCCTCTACGGCTACTCCACCGGCGAGGTCGCCCTCCTCACCTGGCTGGGCAAGGGAGACGGCTCCTTCGCCGCGCCCCTGCACTCCTGGAAGGTCGCCTCCGGCTGGACCTTCTCTCGTATGACCCCCGTCGCCGGCGACGTCAACGGTGACGGCCGCGACGACGTGGCCGTCTGGTACGACTACGCCGACGGCAGCGACAAGATCCACACCTTCCTCTCCAAGACCGACGGCGGCTTCAACAGCCCCTTCGTGGCCTGGGAGACGCCGGCCGGCAACTACTACCGCGAGAACATGAGGTTCGTCTCCGGCGACTACAACGGCGATGGCCGCGACGACCTCGGCGTCCTCTACGGCTACTCCACCGGCGAGGTCAAGCTCATCACCTGGACCGCCAAGCCGGACGGTGGCTTCAACACGCCGGTGGGCGGCTGGAGTTCCGCCACGGGCTGGGAATTCAAGCGCGCCACCCCCTACTCCGGGGACTTCGACGGCGACGGCCGCGACAACGTGGCCGTCTGGTACGACTACGCCGACGGCAGCGACACGGTCATCGGCTTCACGCCCAGCGGTACGGACGGCAAGTTCGGCGGCCGCACCGACCTGTGGACCACCCCGGCGGGCAACTACTACCGCGAGAACATGCAGGTGGTGACCGGGGATTACAACGGTGACGGCCGCGACGACCTGGCCACCTTCTACGGATTCTCCGACGGCTCGGTCAAGACCATCACCTGGACCGCCAAGGCCGGCGGCACCCTCAACGGCCCGCTGCACAGCTGGCAGGCCGCCACGGGCAACTGGTCCTTCGGCCGCGTCCACATGATCGAGCGCTACAACAACCCGTCCTGA
- a CDS encoding hypothetical protein (identified by MetaGeneAnnotator; putative;~sequence version:1) codes for MLGRRPDVVGGSFGARAVPRRVPAREDHPEALGVVTLTGARSPDSRPRVIARKRESVPRWPSLKDADFGLEWRKRALEPEGRFGPAGALLSFGDPLESVRA; via the coding sequence GTGCTCGGACGGCGCCCGGACGTGGTCGGCGGATCCTTCGGCGCGAGGGCGGTGCCGCGGCGGGTGCCCGCGCGCGAGGATCATCCGGAAGCCCTGGGTGTCGTCACCCTCACCGGCGCGAGATCGCCGGATTCGAGGCCTCGGGTAATTGCTCGGAAAAGGGAATCGGTGCCCCGGTGGCCTTCCCTGAAAGATGCCGATTTCGGACTCGAATGGAGAAAGCGCGCGCTCGAACCGGAAGGGCGATTCGGGCCGGCCGGCGCATTGCTCTCCTTCGGGGATCCGCTCGAATCGGTGAGGGCGTGA